One Streptomyces formicae genomic window, CCACGGTGATCGTCTGCCAGCCGCCCAGCGGCTTGCCGCCCGTCACGTACAGCGTCGCCTCGGCAAGGCCGTAACAGGGCAGGAACGAGGCGGCGCGGAACCCGGCGGGCCCGAAGCGCGCCGCGAACCGCTCCATCGTCTCGGCCCGCACGGGCTCCGCGCCGGTGAAGGCGAGTTCGACCCCGGACAGGTCGAGGGCGTCGACCTCGGCGTCCGTCGCGCGGCGCACGCACAGGTCGTACGCGAAGTTCGGCGCGCCGATGATCGTCGCGCGGTACCGGGAGACCATGCGGAGCCAGGACAGCGGGCGGCGCAGGAACGTCACCGGTGACATGAGGGTCACCGGGATGCCGGTCGCGAGCGGCGTGAGGATGCCGCCGACCAGGCCCATGTCGTGGTACGGCGGCAGCCACAGGCCGCCCGAACTGCCGGGGTGGATCCCGAAGCCGCGCGCGATCTCCTCGCAGTTGGCCCGCAGCCTGGCCTGGTCGAGCACGACGCCGCGCGGCAGCGCCGTCGAACCCGAGGTGTACTGGAGCAGCGCGGGCACACCGGGCCGGGGCGCGGGCGGTGGCTCCGTGCCGGTGCCCGTCTCCGGAGCGTCGAGCGTGTCGGTGGCGATCAGGCGCGGGGCCCGGCCGCCGAAGGTCCCGGCGAGCCAGTCCGCCATGAGCGGCGCGATGTCCGACGTGGTCAGGACGGTGCTCGACCCGGCGTCCTCGATGATGGCGGCGAGCCGGGGCAGGGTGCGCGCGAGCCGGGTGGGGTCCGGCGGGAACGCGGGCACCGCGGGGACGCCCGCGTAGAAGCAGCCGAACAGGGCGGCGAGGTAGTCGGGTCCCGGCGCGAACAGGAGCAGCACGGGGTCGGGGCGCCCGTCGGTGGCCGCGAGGACCCCCGCCGCGACGGCGCGCGCCCGGGCGTCGAGCGCGGCGTGGGTGAGTTCCTCGGTGGACTCGTCCTCGTGGACGAACCGGTGGGCGACGACGTCGGGGGCGTGGCGCGCCCGCTCGTGCAACAGCCGCGCGAAGCCGAGCCCTTCGAGACCGTCGGGATCACGGACAGCTGACACGGGGAGCCTGTTCCACGGGGAGGGTGTCCCACTTGCCCGGCCTGCCCTGCCACTGGTCGCCGTCGGGCAGCGGCTCGACGCGGGTGGTGGCCAGGGGGAGTTCGGTGGCGAGCCGGGCGTTCCACTCGAGCGCGGGCGCGAGTTCGGGCGGCAGCTCGTCCTCGGGGTAGATCGCGTCGGTCGGGCACGCCTCGACGCAGTTGCCGCAGTCGATGCACTCCTCGGGGTCGATCACCAGGAACGTGCCCGCCTCCCGGAAACAGGCGACGGGGCAGTAGGTGATGCACTCCGCGAACTTGCAGTGGACGCACTGCTCGGTGACCACGTGTGTCACGCGCTCTCCTCCTGAACTCCGGTTCCTGCACGACCTGGTGCCGAGTCCGCCGCGGCGAGGAGCTCGCCGTGCGCGTCCACGAACCGGTGGCCCGCCTCGAGGCCGAGCTCGTACGCCTTGACGAGCCCGTCCGCCGTCGCCGACGCGTAGTCGACGCCGAGGTTCTTGAGGTCGTCCTCCGGCTTGATCACCAGGACGCGGGCCTGCCCGACGACGGAGCCGTCCACGATCTCCTCGGACGCGTACAGGTCGCGGAAGAGCGGGAAGGGGTCGGAGCCGATCGCGATGAGCACGTCCACGCCCTTGGCGGCGACCTCGCGGGCCGGACACGAGCAGGTGTAGGAGGCGTCGACGTACGCCTCGCCGTCGATCTCGGCGGGCACCGCCCAGGCGTGCAGCATGCGCGTCGAGGCGTAGGAGACGGCGTCGTAGTTCTCCGGGGTCAGCCGCGGCTCGGCGCTCCCGGGCTCGGCGCGCGAGGAGAAAACGACGGTGGCGAGGTTCTCCTCGACCCAACTCCGGTCCCCGGTGAAGACGTTGCGCAGCAGGTCCCTGCCCAGCGCCTTCGCGCCGGAGCCCTGGGTGATCTCGGCGGCGGCCGGATTGGTGACCTTGCCGGTGGCCAGCAGGAACTCGGGGGCGTCCGCCGTGAAGAGCCCCTCGCGCAGGACGGGTCCGTACTCCTGGATGCTGTCCAGGACGACGGTGCTCATGCCCTTCTCCGCGGCGGCCGCGGTGGCCTTCAGCCAGTAGTCCACGCCGGTGCGCCGGGCCCTGCCGACCGCGGCGAGGCCGCCGGACAGGACGGAGGACGAGGCGGTGCCGTAGACGTCGGCGCGCAGCCCGCGTTCCTCGAACGCGGACAGGACGCCGTGCCCGTAGACCCCTTTGAGCATCCCCGACGCGACGGCGATGCCTATGCGCTCCGTGGCGCCTGCGTCAGTCATTGCGTCCCTTCCCTGGCTGGTCGGTGGTGTCGGCGAACTGCTCGGTGCGGCCGGACAGGAGAGTGGCGTCGATCAGGCCGTCCAGGTCGTCCTTGAACGACTGGTTCGGGCCCGGGGGACGGTCTGCCGTCGCGCCCGGATCCGCGTCGGCGGAGCGCTGGGTCGCGGAGTGCTGCGTCGCGAAGTGCGGGTGCGTCATGGCGTCCTCCAAGCAGGGGAGAGCTGACGTCGGGAACGTTAGCACGACCGTCCGTTCACTTTTCTGGTCGATGCGGGGAATCAATATGAGCGAACGGTCGTGCTAACATCTCGGCATTCCTGATCATCTGGATGGAGGGCGTGGGATGAATCCCGCTACAGCAGCCGCACACGCTGCCCCGAGCGACCAGGGCGAGGAGATGTTCGACCTCTTCCGCCGCCCTCAGGGCCGCAGCAGGGCCAGGCCCGACGAGCGGGCGGTCATCGACAGCGCGCGGACCTCGGAGCTGACGGTCAACGGCAAGTCGGCCGTCGTCTACCGCTGGGGCGACGGCGAACGGCCGGTGCTCCTGGTGCACGGCTGGGAATCGCGCGCCTCGCGCTACGCCAAGACCATCGCCCGGCTCACCGAACTCGGCTACAGCCCGGTCGCGTTCGACGCGCCGGGGCACGGCGAGGCCACCGGCGACAGCACGACCATGATCGAGTACCGCGACATCATCGTCGAACTCCACCGCGCACACGGGGACTTCGAGGCCGTCGTGGGCCACTCCTTCGGGGTGACCGCGACCTACTTCGCCCTCCAGCACGGGGTGCGCACGGGCCGCATCGTGGCGATCAGCCCGGTCCCCGACTTCGCCTACCTCGTCGACAGCTTCTGCACGGCGGCGCGGCTCTCCGCGGAGGTCAACGAGGAGCTGCGCGGGCGCATCGAGCGGGAGGTGTACCCGGGCGAGGCGGACATGTGGACGCGCTTCTCCGTCTTCCACGGCACCGCGGGAGCGCACATACCGCTCCTGGTCATCCACGACGAGAACGACGGTTCGGTCGACCCCGGCCAGGGGGTGCGTCTGGCCGAGTTCTTCGGGGCGCGCCTGGTCACCACGCGGCGATTCGGGCACCTGCGCATTCTGGGCGCCCCCCAGGTCGTCGAGGAAATAACGGAGTTCGTCACGGCCGGCGCCACCGAGCCCGGCAGGAAGACCGAGGTGGTGGCGGGATGAGCGGGATACTCGCGGGCAAGCGCGTGCTGGTGACCGGGGTGCTCATGGAGTCCTCGATCGCCTTCCACGCGGCACGGCTCGCCCAGGAGCAGGGCGCCGAAGTGGTCCTCACCGGCTACGGCAGGCTCAGCCTGGTCGAACGCATCGCCAAGCGGCTGCCGCGCCCCGCGCCCCTGATCGAGCTCGACGTGCGGGACAAGGGGCATCTCGACAGCCTCGCGGACCGGGTCAGGGAGAGCGTCGGCGGCGACGCGCGCCTGGACGGCGTCGTGCACTCCATCGCCTTCGCGCCGCAGGACGCGCTCGGCGGCAACTTCCTGGAGACCGGCTGGGATTCGGTGGCGACCGCCGTCGAGGTCTCCGCGTACTCCCTCAAGTCCCTGGCCATGGCCTGTCTGCCGCTCATGGAGGAGCGGGGCGGCGCCGTGGTGGGCCTGGACTTCGACGCGAGCACTGCCTGGCCTGCGTACGACTGGATGGGCGTGGCCAAGGCCGCCCTGGAGTCCACCTCGCGCTATGTCGCACGGGACCTCGGGCCGCGCGGCATCCGCTGCAACCTCGTCGCGGCGGGTCCGATCAAGACGATGGCCGCCAAGTCCATCCCCGGCTTCGAGACGTTCCGCGAGGTGTGGCGCACCCGCGCCCCCATCGGCTGGGACCTGTCCGACCCCGAGCCCGCGGCCCGCGCGGTGGTCGCGCTGCTCTCGGACTGGTTCCCCCGCACCACGGGCGAGATCGTGCACGTCGACGGCGGTGTGCACGCCATCGGGGCCTGACCCCGCGCCGCGGGGCCCCCGGCCCCGCCCATGAACGCGCCGTGCGAGGGCCCGTCACCCCCGGGCGGACCCTCGCACGGCGCCTACGCGCCCGCCGGTCCCTCGACGGACGCGGGCAGCAGCGACGGGTCGGTGGCCACGCCGCGCAGCCGGGTCAGGATGGCCGTGGCCGCCTTGTCGTAGCTGGTGAACTCGGAGTGCAGGACGGACTCGGCGTTCGCCATCTCCATGAACGCGATCAGCTCGAAGACGAGCTGCGGGATGTCGACGTCCGCGACGATCTCCTCCGTCTGCTGCGCCTCCCAGACGGTCTGCTCCAGATGCGTGGTCCAGTTGGTGCGGGCCGCGGCGAGGGTGTCGTGCACCTGGCCGGTGCGGGCGTCGTACTCGGCCGACGTGGAGTAGAAGAAGCAGCCGCCGGGGAAGACGCGCTCGCGCGAGTAGGTGAGCCAGCTGGTGCACACGCACCACAACCGGTTGATGCCCGGCGGGAGTTCGCGGGCGGGCTGGACCACGTGCTGCAGATAGACCTTGATCGCCGCGCGCACCGTGGCGAGCTGGAGGTCCTCCTTGGAGCCGAACAGGGCGAACACGCCGCTCTTGCTGAGCTTGAGTTCGCCCGCGAGGCGGCCGAGGGAGAGGCCCTCCAGACCTTCGACCGATGCGACCTGCATGGCGCGTTTGAGGACCAGCTGACGTGTCTGGTTCCCGCGGGCGACCCGTCCGTCGATGTGTGTCGCTGCCATGGTGGTGCCTACCTATCTCCTGGGCCAGGTGCTCGCGGTGCCCGATAGACGACCAGTGTACCGATTATGTGGACGATCGTGCGGTCAGTGTGTGAGGATGCAGTAACTGAACGACCGTGCGTGCAGTGAGTTGTCGCGGGTCACGGTGAGTCCATCTCAGTGACGGGGGCCCCATGTTCCGCTCGATGGTCGATGTCCTCGCGTCCCAGGCGGCGGCGCACCCGGCCAGGACCGCGTTCCGGTTCCTGGCCACCGGGGACGTGGACGACGCCGGAGCGGGCGTGGCGGACGTGTCGTACGCGGCTCTCGACCGCCGGTCACGGGCCATCGGTGCGGCGCTGCACGAGCGCGGTCTCGCCGGGGCCCGCGCGATCCTGCTCCATCCGCCGGGGCTCGAATTCATCGCCGCCTATCTGGGCTGCCTCGCGGCCGCGACCGTCGCGGTGCCGGGACTCCCGCCGCAGGGGCGCGTCCTCAAGGCCCGCGCGGTCTCCCGGATCCGGCGCATGATCGCCGACGCGGACGCCCGGGTGATCCTCGCGACCAAGCCGGTCATCGCCGCGCTCGACGCGATCTCCGAGCACCTCCCCGAACTGGACGAGATCACCTGCGTCGCCACCGAGGACATCCCCGACGAGGCCGGGGGATCCTGGCGCGCGAGCGACCTCACCGCCGACTCGATCGCCTTCCTCCAGTACACCTCGGGGTCCACCTCGGCGCCGCGCGGAGTGATGGTCACCCACGGCAACCTGATGGACAATCAGGTGGTCCTGTCCCGGGGGATGGGCCACACGCCCGAGATCGTCGAGGAGTACGGCGGAGAGCTCTACGTCAGCTGGCTGCCCCTCTACCACGACCTCGGACTCATCGCCCCGGTCCTCAACAACCTCTACCTGGGCGGCACGTCGACCCTCTTCTCGCCGCTGCACTTCCTGCAGAAGCCCGAGCGCTGGCTGACCGCGCTCTCCCGGTACCGGCCGCACACCAGCGGAGGACCCAACTTCGCGTACGAACTCTGTCTGCGCGACGCCACCCCCGAACTGCTCGGCCGACTCGACCTGAGCCGCTGGCGGGTGGCGCTCAACGCGGCCGAGCCACTGCGGGCGGGCACGCTGCGCCGGTTCGCCGAGACCTTCGCCCCCGCCGGGTTCAGGCCCGGCGCCCTGCACCCGGGCTACGGGCTCGCCGAGGCCACGCTCATGGTGAGCGGAGGCCCCGTGGGGCAGGAGCCGAGGACGGCCCCCGCGGGCGACGGGGCGGCGGCGGACGGGGAGTGGGTGAGCTGCGGCCCGCCCGGCGCCGGACTCACCGTCGTGATCGCCGACGCCGCGCGGCGCGCGGAGTGCCCCGAGGGCGAGGTGGGCGAGGTCTGGGTGGCCGGCGCGAGCGTCACCCAGGGCTACTGGCGCAACGCGCGGGCGACCCGCGAGGTCTTCGGCGCGTCGCTCGCGGACGGCAGAGGCGGCTTCCTGCGCACGGGCGACCTGGGGTTCATGCGGGACGGCGAGCTGTATGTCACCGGGCGGCAGAAGGACCTCCTGGTGATCGACGGAAGGAACCACTACCCGCAGGACATCGAACTGACCGTGGAGAGTGCGCATCCGGCGGTGCGGGCGGGGTGTGTGGCGGCGTTCTCGGTGGCGGACGAGGGAGACGCCACGGCGGGGGAGCGGCCGGTGGTCGTCGCCGAGGTGGCCGCGGCGGACGCCTCGGCCGTCGGGGCGGGGTGGCACGGCGAGGCCGAGGCGGCGATCCGCGGCGCGATCGGCCGCGCCCACGGCCTGGCGCTCGCGGCGGTCGTCCTGATCGAGCCGGGCACCGTCCCCAAGACGTCCAGCGGCAAGATCCAGCGGGCGGCCGCGCGTGCGGCGTACCTGGGAGGGACGCTCGCGGCCGTCGGCCCGTAGGGAACGAGGCCCGGCAGGGCGCGAGGAAGACAGCAGACACCCGTGACCGAGCCCGCGGAGACGTTGCCCCGATGACTGGCAAGCACCTGAAGAAGCCCGGCGACTCCTCGGCCGCCGCGATCCGGGAGTGGCTGGTGGACGCCGTCGCCCGTACCGCCGGAATCGACCCCGAGCAGGTCACGACCGACCGCCCGCTCGCCGAACTCGGTCTGGGATCGCGTGACTTGGTGGCACTGGGCGGGCGCCTGTCCGACCTGCTGGGCAGGCCGCTCGCGCCGACGCTGGCGTACGACCACCCGACGATCGGGGAGTTGGCGGACGCGGTGACCTCGGGCGGTGCCACGGCGCCCGCGCCCGCTCCGGAGGCCGTCAGGGCGGCCGTCGCCGCCGACGACGTGGCGATCGTCTCGATGGCCTGCCGCTTCCCCGGCGCCGACGACCCCGGGGAGCTGTGGCGGCTGCTCGCCGACGGCGTGGACGCGGTGTCCGACGTCCCCGCGGGCCGCTGGGACGCGGCGGCGCTGTACGACGCGGACCCGGAGGCCAGGGGCAGGGCGTACTCGCTGCGCGGTGGATTCCTCGACGGCATCGACCGCTTCGACGCCGCGTTCTTCGGGATCTCGCCGCAGGAGGCCGCCGCGATGGACCCCCAGCAGCGGCTGCTCCTGCAGACCGCGTGGGAGGCGATCGAGCGGGCGGGAATGCTTCCCGACGCGCTCCGGGGCAGTGCCACCGGGGTGTACGTCGGCCTCTTCGACAGCGGCTACCTGGGCGCCGCCGCGCTGGACCAGTTGGACGGGTACGTCGCCACGGGCACGTCGGCGAGTGTGGCCTCCGGGCGGATCGCGTACTCCCTGGACCTGCGGGGACCCGCCGTGACCGTCGACACGGCGTGTTCCTCCTCGCTGGTCGCCCTGCACCTGGCGGCCCAGGCGGTGCGCGAGGGCACGTGTGACCTCGCGCTCGCGGGCGGCGCGACGCTGCTCCTGAGCCCGCGCACACATGTGGAGTTCAGCAGGCTGCGCGGCATGTCGAGGTCGGGGCGGTGCGGCCCGTTCTCCGCGGGGGCGGACGGCGCGGTGTGGGGCGAGGGCTGCGGTCTCGTCCTGCTCAAGCGGCTGAGCGACGCGCGGCGCGACGGTGACCGGGTGCTCGCGGTCGTCAAGGGTTCCGCCGTCAACCAGGACGGCCGCAGCCAAGGGCTGAGCGCGCCGAGCGGCCCGGCGCAGGAGCGCGTGGTGCGGGCGGCCCTCGACGCGGCGGGCCTGCGCCCCGGCGACCTCGACTACGTGGAGGCGCACGGCACCGGCACGACGCTGGGCGACCCCGTCGAAGGCGGGGCGCTTGCCCGGGTGTTCGGCCCCGACCGGCCGGTCGACCGGCCCCTCGCGGTGGGCTCGCTGAAGTCGAACATCGGCCACACGCAGGCCGCCGCGGGCATCGGCGGCGTCATCAAGACGGTCCTCGCCCTGCGCCACGAACTCCTGCCCGCGTCCCTGCACGCCGAGCACCCGACCGACCGGATCGACTGGGCGGGCGGCGGCCTGCAACTGTGCGACGAGCCCCGCCCCTGGCCACGCGGCCCGCGCACGCGCCGCGCGGGGGTGAGCGCGTTCGGGGTCAGCGGGACGAATGCGCATGTGGTGGTGGAGGAGGCGCCGGGGGCGTTGCCTGAGGGGCCGGAGGTGTGCCTTGAGGTGGCGGGGGTGTCGCCCGAGGCGCCGGAGGTGTGCCTTGAGGGTCCGGAGGTGTGCCTTGAGGGGGCGGGGGTGTCGCCTGAGGGTGCGGGGGTGTGCCTTGAGGTGGCGGGGGCGTCGCCCGAGGTGCCGGGGGTGTCGCCTGAGGTGCCGGAGGTGTTCCCTGAGGGGCCCGAGGTGTCCTCTGAGGGGTCGGGTGATTCGGCCGTTCCGGGTGTCTCCACCCTCTTCCCCCTCTCCGCCCGCACCCCCGAAGCCCTGCGCGGTCAGGCCCGGCGGCTGAGCCGCGCCCTGGAGGCCGAGCCCCGGGTGTCGCTCGCCGCCGTCGCCCGGACGCTCGCGCATCG contains:
- a CDS encoding fatty acyl-AMP ligase, which produces MSAVRDPDGLEGLGFARLLHERARHAPDVVAHRFVHEDESTEELTHAALDARARAVAAGVLAATDGRPDPVLLLFAPGPDYLAALFGCFYAGVPAVPAFPPDPTRLARTLPRLAAIIEDAGSSTVLTTSDIAPLMADWLAGTFGGRAPRLIATDTLDAPETGTGTEPPPAPRPGVPALLQYTSGSTALPRGVVLDQARLRANCEEIARGFGIHPGSSGGLWLPPYHDMGLVGGILTPLATGIPVTLMSPVTFLRRPLSWLRMVSRYRATIIGAPNFAYDLCVRRATDAEVDALDLSGVELAFTGAEPVRAETMERFAARFGPAGFRAASFLPCYGLAEATLYVTGGKPLGGWQTITVDREALEAHGTARPARPGQPSRSLVSCGRPGPDTRLLIADPATREPLADGAVGEIWVDSPSVTDGYWRRPEETAETFGARTATGEGAYLRTGDLGFVLDDELFVAGRLKDLVVINGRNLHPVDVERVCEATVPGIRRNCGAVFAVEGAAGGGERLVVVYEADVADEERYAEAIDGIRRAVSRELNIRPGAVVLVRPRTIPKTSSGKVQRWLARRHYLTGELAELASTDERARR
- a CDS encoding 4Fe-4S dicluster domain-containing protein — its product is MTHVVTEQCVHCKFAECITYCPVACFREAGTFLVIDPEECIDCGNCVEACPTDAIYPEDELPPELAPALEWNARLATELPLATTRVEPLPDGDQWQGRPGKWDTLPVEQAPRVSCP
- a CDS encoding alpha/beta fold hydrolase gives rise to the protein MNPATAAAHAAPSDQGEEMFDLFRRPQGRSRARPDERAVIDSARTSELTVNGKSAVVYRWGDGERPVLLVHGWESRASRYAKTIARLTELGYSPVAFDAPGHGEATGDSTTMIEYRDIIVELHRAHGDFEAVVGHSFGVTATYFALQHGVRTGRIVAISPVPDFAYLVDSFCTAARLSAEVNEELRGRIEREVYPGEADMWTRFSVFHGTAGAHIPLLVIHDENDGSVDPGQGVRLAEFFGARLVTTRRFGHLRILGAPQVVEEITEFVTAGATEPGRKTEVVAG
- the fabI gene encoding enoyl-ACP reductase FabI; this translates as MSGILAGKRVLVTGVLMESSIAFHAARLAQEQGAEVVLTGYGRLSLVERIAKRLPRPAPLIELDVRDKGHLDSLADRVRESVGGDARLDGVVHSIAFAPQDALGGNFLETGWDSVATAVEVSAYSLKSLAMACLPLMEERGGAVVGLDFDASTAWPAYDWMGVAKAALESTSRYVARDLGPRGIRCNLVAAGPIKTMAAKSIPGFETFREVWRTRAPIGWDLSDPEPAARAVVALLSDWFPRTTGEIVHVDGGVHAIGA
- a CDS encoding TetR/AcrR family transcriptional regulator, giving the protein MAATHIDGRVARGNQTRQLVLKRAMQVASVEGLEGLSLGRLAGELKLSKSGVFALFGSKEDLQLATVRAAIKVYLQHVVQPARELPPGINRLWCVCTSWLTYSRERVFPGGCFFYSTSAEYDARTGQVHDTLAAARTNWTTHLEQTVWEAQQTEEIVADVDIPQLVFELIAFMEMANAESVLHSEFTSYDKAATAILTRLRGVATDPSLLPASVEGPAGA
- a CDS encoding fatty acyl-AMP ligase, translated to MFRSMVDVLASQAAAHPARTAFRFLATGDVDDAGAGVADVSYAALDRRSRAIGAALHERGLAGARAILLHPPGLEFIAAYLGCLAAATVAVPGLPPQGRVLKARAVSRIRRMIADADARVILATKPVIAALDAISEHLPELDEITCVATEDIPDEAGGSWRASDLTADSIAFLQYTSGSTSAPRGVMVTHGNLMDNQVVLSRGMGHTPEIVEEYGGELYVSWLPLYHDLGLIAPVLNNLYLGGTSTLFSPLHFLQKPERWLTALSRYRPHTSGGPNFAYELCLRDATPELLGRLDLSRWRVALNAAEPLRAGTLRRFAETFAPAGFRPGALHPGYGLAEATLMVSGGPVGQEPRTAPAGDGAAADGEWVSCGPPGAGLTVVIADAARRAECPEGEVGEVWVAGASVTQGYWRNARATREVFGASLADGRGGFLRTGDLGFMRDGELYVTGRQKDLLVIDGRNHYPQDIELTVESAHPAVRAGCVAAFSVADEGDATAGERPVVVAEVAAADASAVGAGWHGEAEAAIRGAIGRAHGLALAAVVLIEPGTVPKTSSGKIQRAAARAAYLGGTLAAVGP